In the Triticum aestivum cultivar Chinese Spring chromosome 2B, IWGSC CS RefSeq v2.1, whole genome shotgun sequence genome, CGACCAACTCAATTCAGAATCACGGCGATTTAACAAAATTTAGATCCTCTACAGGTCTGGAGCAAAACTGTATGAATAACCAAGCACGGTCTGAAGCATAACATGTTGGCCTTGTGGCACCACAAAAGAAGCCCCAAAACAAAATGAATTCCTTAAAACGTATATACAACCGAGCAAATGCTGGCACTTTCATGTATTAAGCAGGGATAAAACCGTAGTACCAGCTGATCAGCAGAGGATGATCAACAAGGAGAAACTAAGAACACAAGAAAAAACAGAGGCCAAACAGGGGCCAGATGCTACTAGCTAGCTAGCCGATCAGCAGAGGATGATCAACAAGGTTGCAGCCAAGTTGCGCCGGCGATGCGCCACTGATGAAGCGCCCTCTGGATCGCGCACAACATCGTTTACTGATGCCAGCTTCCTCCTGAAGACATGATTATTTCCCGGCCCATATCTCCCAGGAAATGAGTATCAGCACGATAATGATGGCCTTTCACAGGGACGTGATCGTAGCACCCTGCGGCCATGTCTCTGGGCTGAACGCCTCGCAGCCATACCAGTTGACATGGCAGCAAAGTAGATCACATGAGGATGATGTTCTGAAGTGAAAGCAAACCTGTCCAGAAAATGCATAAAGTCAATTTTTGATACTTACAAAAAAAAAACACTTCAGGATGCCAATCCTGTATATAACATGATCTATGATAGAAGTATACCTCATAAGAAGTACAGCGATATCCTTTGTGCAGGTACTAGCTCATGCTTAACAAGACAACGACTAACCAATTCACATCTTGGAAATCAATGCCGGCCTTTAGCTTGCTTGTTGTGAGCATTCTACATTGATCATTCACCTCCTCGCTGCAAAGCGAGATGTCCAACTCTTCGAGCAAAGGTGGGAGGCCCGCTTCCGGCAGCCTTGACACAATCGGATATCTTCATATCTTCAACATCTCCAGGGAGAGATGGTCGTGCAACTATATCTGTATGTCAGCAAACAGATCACGTCAGGATAAGGTTCTGAGGCGAAAGCTAGCAAACCTGTCGATGAACTGGCAAAAGAAAGCAACGCTGTATTGTAAACTCTGGCAATAGCATGATCTATGATAGAAGCATACCTCAAAAGCAGTACAAGTGTACAACTATATCTGTTGTGCACGTGTTCTTAACAAGCCACCGAGTAATCAGTTCACATATTGGTTGTCAATTTTGACCTTTAACTTGCTTGATGCTAGCGATTTGGATTGAAGTTTCAGCTCCTCACTGCCACGGAAGATTCTCAACTCCTCTAGAGAAGGCGGGAGACCCGGCAACCCTGAGATGCTCGGACAAAATGAAATCTCCAACACCTGGAGCGAGCCAAGTCTGTGCACGCCTGCAGGAAGATATTTGAGATACATGCAATCCTCAAATCGGAGCTCTGTGAGGGAACCGAGGAGCAGAAGCTCTGTCTCTTGCTCATCTGTTAGTCTTTCCGCTGTCGTTTCTTCCACAGAACCACAAATAACTAGCCGCTGGAGTGATCTGAGTTGCCTGCAGAACGACGTGGCAAGGAAAGAGAAGTCACTGATTCCAAGAAATTCTAGTTGAGGGCATAATTCGCAGTCCTGCGCTGGCAAACCCTCCAAATATGAATGCAAGCCAGGGCAATCACGTAGATACAGACGCCTGAGGCTGCCAAGGGATTGAAAGCCCTCTAGTGTACAGAGTGAAGAACATCTCAGAATATCCAACTCTTCCAGTGCCGTGCAGAAGTACAGGTCTAGAGATTCCAAATATTGGTTGTCACGGAGTTCCAACTTCCTGAGTGATTGTGAGCCCTCTAGCACGCAGACTGCAGCTTCACGGATGACCAACTCTTCCAATGCCGTGCAAAAGTGCAGCTGTAGGGATTTCAATTTTGGGACATGCACCACTTTCATATCCCTGAGGGAACGGCATTGCAAGACCTCTAGTATGCCGAGCGATTCACAGTCATATACCCCCAACTGTTCCAGTGCCGTGCAGGAATTCAGTTGTAGAGATTCTAAATTTGGGCAGCGACGTAAATCCAATATCATTAGTCCTAGCGCATGTTGCAGAATCAGAGATAGCCACTGCCACGTTATTCCACATGAAAAAATCTCTAAACATTCAAGAGATGGGAGGGCATTCCAATTTACAGCTGTTAAATCTTCATGGCTATCAGCTTGAAATAAATCTTCATGGGTATGGTCTGGTGGAACATCGAAACCAAAAAGTCCTGGACAGTCCACTATTCTCAGTGTCTTTAAGGATACAAGTTGACTTAATCCTTTGAATGAAATATGCGTCAGATTTCGGCAACGACCTATTATCAACTGTGTCAGGAACCTTGGATTATGGAATGCCAAAATATTGCCATCTAATACTGACAGGTTATCAGAAAACCTGTAAAAACTACCCTCTTCATCAGAATCatattcagaatcagaatcagaatcatcCACCTCAGGATCCTTGCCGATGGTTAAACTTCCGCAGGACCGTAAATCTATTCCTGGAAATTTTGAAACTCCACTCATGGAAATTCTAGAAACGGTACTTGAAGATGGTAAAGGGTGTGGTACCGGCAAAAGAGGACATTTGTGAATAATGAGTTCACGAAGACGTGGTAACCATGGCTTCTGCTCAATTTTAAATTTATGGCTGTTCCCAAACAGATCAAACACCTTCAGTGCAGGGCATTTCTTAATCATCAGAACCCTTAAACAAGAGTTCAAGTCCCTCAAGGAAATACAGGAGCATCTCTCCAACTTTGGCATTTTAATTAACACCAACTCCTCCAACGAAGGAATGGATACTTCTTTTACTTTTGGCATGTTGCTCAAGCTTAACTTTATAAGAAACGGAAGCCTTTCAACAGATGGAAGTATCTGCAATTCTCCACAGTTCTCTAAATGAAGGGTCTGTAAAGAGGTTATTGGTATGTTGCTGGCAAGCCAAGATGGAGAGGAAGCACCATTGTATCCAAATATCTGCAGATGCTTTAGATTGTTATGTGGTTGAAGACCCTCAAGTACCTCTGTTCGCAAGCACTGCTCTGTTTGTATGCTGGTAGAAGGTTCACTATGCAAaaagcttttccagaacaagtcCCGGTCGCTTGACCAGGACAAGTGCAGCTTTTCTAAGTGACATTTGTCTTGCAGTCCTGCCCCACAAACCTCCTCCAGAGTTTTAACGTTTTCAAGCTGAGAAATCCCTAGTTGAACAAGATTGTTCATGGATTTAAGTTCTGTAATCTGAAAGCCATTACAATCTTCTAAGCTGAAATTGTTTAGTTTCTGAAGTGAGGTCAGTTTGCCAACTCTAGCAATGGAAGCCGCGGCAAGATATTGCAAGCTCACAAGATAATTGATGCCATGAGGTCCATTAAGGGTAGTGTTTGATCCGACATCTAATGTTTGAAGATGGCAAAACTTgctcaaaacttgaagcacatctCTTTCACTGCAACCAACATTAACTTTTAGATAACGGAGATGAGTAGGATTTACCAAACTACACACAGAACGAAAATCATCTGGTGTAGCAGACATTTGCAGCAGGCGTAAATTATGTGCCTTCCGGAATATATTTTGGAAGGATTGGAAGAAGGAAGACTCGTACTGCCCAATTAAGATAAATGATCTCAATTTTGTGACTATTGATGCAATTGTGTCTCGCATATTTTCTACATGTATGTTCCTATGCTGAAGTCCGTTGAATACTATTGACAAATGTTGTACAGTTGGCAATATATCATTGCATTCTAGACCATCTATAATTGCACAGTCAGTTCTTGAAACCATCCTTGCAAAATCATGCATATGACCACACACGACATATGAATTTCTTCCAACTTGCTGAAAGTAGCCCACGTTCACCAAATCTGCCAAATAGTCCATTCCTATCTCCTCCAGTCTCTTACTTGAATGACTCGGGTTGATAAATCCTTGCGAAATCCAAATACGGACTAACTCCTCATCAAGAAAGTCATGGTTCTCGGGGAATATAGAACAATATGAGAAGCATTGGTGTAGATGGTAAGGCAACTGATCATAGCTAAGCTTCAAAGAAGACATGATGCCTCCACCGAGCTCCAGCAATT is a window encoding:
- the LOC123043729 gene encoding putative disease resistance protein RGA4: MEEEALRAAMEDAFLEGAVQWRADTILQTLRMDKLDAWIRGEGLSDDIEALKSEIDEVKATVSDVKGRAIGNRRLARSLAALKQKLFDADDAIDELDYYRLLHQVEGGQHLLPSSSNTHNCFASDDVTQPCTPAAMTTPVTLQEPEGMHEVAQLDHGTLRGDDNILPRSGRGKKRSKAWDDFEDIRDDNGKTVQAECRHCKKRVQYKGAQGTRVLITHVNSAECKNTREARPQTPSHSTCINDATENATLANSSSRPTNQERTQITAAVAHPWNKDEISSRILRITHQLQGIRGNVTKDLNMFGSHSGASSVLHQRTASDPCRRTSSLLQGKVYGRDKEKNTIIKVITAGKSDSVTVVPIVGIGGAGKTALAQSVCNDPKVQNQFDHSIWVWVSNSFDEMRITREMLDIVPREKHEGLCSLDKLQQVLKTHIESKRVLLILDDVWDGMNDGKLDLILAPFKSDNANGNVILVTTRYLSVAKRIGTTEPIVLGALGEDDFWSLLKARAFRDENCEGYGKLESIGWKIAGKLKGNPLAAVTAGGLLRVDLTVDHWNKVLEEEGWKLLELGGGIMSSLKLSYDQLPYHLHQCFSYCSIFPENHDFLDEELVRIWISQGFINPSHSSKRLEEIGMDYLADLVNVGYFQQVGRNSYVVCGHMHDFARMVSRTDCAIIDGLECNDILPTVQHLSIVFNGLQHRNIHVENMRDTIASIVTKLRSFILIGQYESSFFQSFQNIFRKAHNLRLLQMSATPDDFRSVCSLVNPTHLRYLKVNVGCSERDVLQVLSKFCHLQTLDVGSNTTLNGPHGINYLVSLQYLAAASIARVGKLTSLQKLNNFSLEDCNGFQITELKSMNNLVQLGISQLENVKTLEEVCGAGLQDKCHLEKLHLSWSSDRDLFWKSFLHSEPSTSIQTEQCLRTEVLEGLQPHNNLKHLQIFGYNGASSPSWLASNIPITSLQTLHLENCGELQILPSVERLPFLIKLSLSNMPKVKEVSIPSLEELVLIKMPKLERCSCISLRDLNSCLRVLMIKKCPALKVFDLFGNSHKFKIEQKPWLPRLRELIIHKCPLLPVPHPLPSSSTVSRISMSGVSKFPGIDLRSCGSLTIGKDPEVDDSDSDSEYDSDEEGSFYRFSDNLSVLDGNILAFHNPRFLTQLIIGRCRNLTHISFKGLSQLVSLKTLRIVDCPGLFGFDVPPDHTHEDLFQADSHEDLTAVNWNALPSLECLEIFSCGITWQWLSLILQHALGLMILDLRRCPNLESLQLNSCTALEQLGVYDCESLGILEVLQCRSLRDMKVVHVPKLKSLQLHFCTALEELVIREAAVCVLEGSQSLRKLELRDNQYLESLDLYFCTALEELDILRCSSLCTLEGFQSLGSLRRLYLRDCPGLHSYLEGLPAQDCELCPQLEFLGISDFSFLATSFCRQLRSLQRLVICGSVEETTAERLTDEQETELLLLGSLTELRFEDCMYLKYLPAGVHRLGSLQVLEISFCPSISGLPGLPPSLEELRIFRGSEELKLQSKSLASSKLKVKIDNQYVN